One segment of Candidatus Polarisedimenticolia bacterium DNA contains the following:
- a CDS encoding GNAT family N-acetyltransferase, whose protein sequence is MNTYQIRPATPQDLDTVLYHRRRMFEDMGFTDHQALDAMIASSTPLLRRGLMDGTYRGWLVEGRGNRVVAGGGVIILQFQPHPRDPQPQRAWVVNMFTEPEDRRRGIGRQLMEAILQWCRAEGMRFLFLHASDDGRPLYESMGFTSSNEMRLAL, encoded by the coding sequence GTGAACACTTATCAGATTCGGCCGGCGACTCCGCAGGATCTTGATACCGTGCTCTACCACCGCCGGCGCATGTTCGAGGACATGGGCTTCACGGATCACCAGGCGCTTGACGCGATGATCGCAAGCTCGACTCCCCTGCTGCGTCGGGGATTGATGGACGGAACGTACCGGGGCTGGCTGGTCGAAGGTCGTGGTAACCGGGTCGTCGCGGGCGGAGGAGTCATCATTCTGCAGTTCCAGCCGCATCCCAGGGACCCGCAGCCACAGCGTGCCTGGGTCGTGAACATGTTTACCGAACCGGAGGATCGCCGCCGGGGGATCGGCCGGCAGCTCATGGAGGCGATTCTCCAGTGGTGTCGCGCGGAAGGGATGCGTTTTCTCTTTCTGCACGCGAGCGACGACGGTCGCCCTCTGTATGAGAGCATGGGATTCACGTCGAGCAACGAGATGCGCCTTGCCCTCTAA